AGAGGCACCACAAGCCAGCTGTCGTCATACCTCGGGCCAGCTTCATTCATGCCCCCATTGTGTCATTAGGCGGCATTTTCAGACATACCGCCGTATCGCTAGGATGACCTTGTTCATCACAGTCGGTCCCTTAAATGGCTTAGTTCCCAGTTGTTAGGGTTTTGTGGGCGATACGATGGACACAGCGTGGTGCTCACGTCCTGCCTAACGAAGACTGAGTGCGGCACATAGATCAAGGAGAAGTATGGTTCGCATCGTTGAATCAGCTGACGTTTCGCCCTCAGCCGTGATTGGTGAGGGATCCAGCGTTTGGCATTTGGCCCAGGTTCGTGAGGACGCCGTACTCGGTGAAAACTGCGTGATTGGTCGTGGAGCTTACATCGGCACGGGCGTTTATCTAGGGGACAACTGCAAAGTACAGAACTACGCCCTCGTGTATGAACCCGCGCAGCTTGGCCACGGGGTCTTCATCGGTCCAGCAGCGGTTCTCACCAATGATCACAACCCACGCGCCATCAACCCTGATGGTTCGATAAAGGACGCATCCGACTGGGAGCCTGTTGGGGTCACCATCGAAGAGGGTGCTGCGATTGGTGCTCGGGCAGTTTGTGTTGCCCCCGTAACGATTGGGAAGTGGGCGACTGTCGCGGCCGGGGCTGTGGTCACCAAAGATGTCAAGCCGTACGCGTTGGTCATGGGTGTTCCTGCCCGCCAGTACGGCTGGGTTGGTCGCGCGGGTGAGGTTCTGGAACCCGTCGAGGGCGCGGTGGGCCAGTTCCGCTGCCCCCAGTCCGGCACTCTATATGTCGAGGACGAGGCCGGTAGTCTTTCCGAACTCGCTTGAGTTTGATTCCCACTATGCAACCGCTCGCAACGCGAGCAACCACCTAGAAGTGTCCGCGAGAGAGGATTCGCAATGAGTAATGAGCCTAGTGTCCTAGATTTTATTCCACCTGCTAAGCCGATTATTGGTGAGGACGAGGTTGCTGCTGTTTCGGCTGTTTTGCGCTCGGGGATGGTGGCGCAGGGTCCGCAGGTGGCTGCTTTTGAGGAGGAATTCTCGGAGGCGCTGGTTGATGGGGCGTTTGCTGTTGCGGTGAATTCGGGTACTTCTGCCTTGCATTTGGCGCTTCTTGCGTCTGGTGTTGGTCCGGGTGATGAGGTGATTGTTCCGTCGTTTACGTTTGCGGCGACGGCGAACTCGGTGGCGATCACTGGTGCGACTCCGGTGTTTGTTGATATTGAGGCTGACTATTTCTGCATGGATCCCTCGGCTGCTGAGGCGGCGATTACGGAGCGTACTAAGGCGATTATGCCGGTGCATTTGTATGGGCATCCAGCGGCGATGGGTGAGTTTGAGGCGATTGCTGATAAGCATGGGATTGCTTTGTTTGAGGATGCCGCCCAGGCGCATAATGCGTCTTTGCATGGTCGTAAGGTGGGCACGTTTGGTTTAGCGGCAGCGTTTTCCTTGTATCCGACGAAGAATATGACTTCGGGTGAGGGTGGGATGATCACTACCGGTAGTGAAGAGGTAGCGCGTCGGGCCCGTATCCTGCGTAATCAGGGGATGGCGAAGCAGTACGCCAATGAGCTGGTTGGTTTGAATAATCGCATGACGGATATTCATGCGGCGATTGGTCGCGTCCAGCTCGGTAAGGTTGGGGGTTGGACCAAGCAGCGTCAGGATAACGCGGCGTTCTTGTCGGAAAACCTTGAGGGCGTTATTGTGCCTCCGGTGGCTGATGGTGCGGTGCATGTGTATCACCAGTACACGATTCGTGTTCCTGAGGGTCGTGACGAGTTTGTTGAGACCCTGCGTAATGAGTACAACGTGGGTTCGGGCGTGTATTACCCGATCCCGAATCATCGCCTGCCGTCTTTGGAGAAGTATGCTCCCGGTTTGGATCTGCCGGTAACTGAGCAGGTTGCCAAGGAGTGCATTTCCCTGCCGGTGCATCCCTCCTTGTCGCAGGCTGATTTGGAGCGGATCGTTACCGCTGTGAATGAGACTGCGAAGGCTGGAGCATAACTGATGAGTGAAACAGCAAAGCAGGCCGCGTTGCGGGTTGGTGTGTTGGGGATTGGTTCCATGGGGCGTCACCATGTGCGTAACGCCCGCGCCCTGGACGGGTTTGAACTGGTTGCCGTGGCTGACCCTTCCGGTGACAGGTTTGGTGTCGCTGGTGGTCTAACCGTGCTACCGGACGTGGAGTCCCTCATTGAAGAGGGTCTGGATGCAGCCATTGTGGCGGTGCCAACCGTGTATCACGAGGATGCGGCACTAAAGTTGGCGGCTGCTGGCGTTCACACCATGATTGAAAAACCCCTCTCCGGCAGTGTGGAATCAGGCGAACGCATCGCGAAGGCTTTTGATGAGGCTGGCCTAGTTGGTGCGGTGGGGTATGTGGAGCGTTGTAACCCGGCCCTACTTGATATGCGCAGGCGGATTGCTGAGGGCCAGTTAGGTGAGGTCTACCAGGTCGTGACCCGCAGGCAGTCTCCCTACCCGGCGCGCATCAGTGATGTCGGTGTGGTTAAGGATCTGGCCACTCACGATGTTGATTTAGCCGCGTGGATTGCCGGGTCACCCTATGAGTTGGTGTTCGCTCAAACCGCGCACCGCTCAGGCCGCGCCCATGAGGACATGGTTACCGTCTCAGGCCGCTTCCAAAACGGGGTACTGGTCTCTAACCTGGTGAACTGGCTGACCCCCTTCAAGGAACGCCTCACCGTGGTAACAGGTGAACACGGCGCCCTGGTCGCGGATACTGCCCTGGGAGACCTGACGTTCTACGAGAATGGCTCCTTCCCTGTCGAATGGGACCAGATCGCTGCCTTCCGCGGCGTAAGCGAGGGACAGGTAACCCGTTACGCCCTGCAAAAGCGTGAACCCCTAGCCGTGGAACAAGCCAACTTCCGTGACGCCATCAACGGAGACGCAAACAACCACGTCACCATGGAACAAGGCCTCCAAGCACTAAAAGTCACCGAAGCCATCCTCCAAAGCGCAGCATCGGGTAACAGCGTCCGCATCCCGTAGATGACGCAAGTACTTTCGCAAGCACCCGCCCCCAGATCACAAACGGGGGCGGGTGCCTCGCACTTTCGGCTCGACATTCAGGGCCTGCGCACCATTGCTGTCGGTGCTGTCGTTCTTTTTCACCTCTGGCCTCTGCGGCTTACGGGAGGCTTTGTCGGCGTCGACGTATTCTTCGTCATATCCGGCTTCCTCATTACCGGCCACCTTTTGCGGGAAGTGAACCTGACGGGATCTATACGGTTGGGGCGCTTTTGGTCCCGTCGCATTGCGCGCCTGTTACCCGATTCCTTCCTGGTCCTCCTTTTAGTTGCAATCGCGACGTTCGTGATAGTGCCGAGAGATCGTTGGACTGATTATTTCGCTCAGATTCGCGCCAGTGCGCTCTACTTTGAGAACTGGCAGCTGGCGTGGGACGCTGTGGACTACATGGCTGCGGATTCACAGCCCACGGCGGTTCAGCACTACTGGTCCCTCTCCGTTGAAGAGCAGTTCTATGCTGTGTGGCCTCTTCTCCTCGTCCTCGCCCTGTTCGTCGTAAAGCGGTTTGCTGGTGCATACAAGGCGCAAACCGTTCTCCTGGTTCTACTGTCCACTGTGGTCGCAGCATCTCTGTGGTACTCGGTCGTTGCTACCAATCGTCAGCAGTCATGGGCCTACTTCGCTTCTTTTACCCGTGTTTGGGAGTTCGCAGCGGGCGGCATCGTGGCCTTGACAGCGGGGGTGGTGGGACACCGGATCCTGGGTAGTCTGGGGGCAGCTCTTGCCGGATGGTTGGGGATCGCCCTCATCATCTGGTCTGCAGTCAACTACTCTGGCCTGACGATGTTCCCCGGGTATGCGGCATTAGTTCCAGTCGTGGGGACAATGCTTGTTCTGTACTTTGGGAACTCCACGTCGGCGTGGTCCCCGAAAACATTTCTGTCACTCCGGCCCATGGTGTGGATTGGGGGAATTTCCTACGCTGTGTACCTTTGGCACTGGCCTCTGGTCGTCATGATTCCGTTTGTGACCGGACATCAACTTACGACTCTCGAGAAACTGGCCATCGGCGTCGCCACGTTGGTACTGGCGCAAGTTAGCACCAAGTTCGTTGAAGATCCGATGCGTAGAGGGCGTCTTCTGGGGGTTCCTGTACGCGCGTTTGCCTTTGCGATTGTTGGTGCGATCATCTTCGTTGGCATCACTGCGGTCGGCACCTGGCAGCTGGTTCGAGAGAAAGAGGCAGCTGAACTAGCGGTAGCTGAGCGCGTAGCACAGCCATGCATCGGCCCCTCCGCCCTCGACCCCAACAATGGCTGCGGCGACCCCATGGGCACAGGGGAATACCTGGTCGCTCCCGAGGTTGTGGCTACCCAGAACGAGGACGTGCCATTCAAAGAATGCCAGGTAGGTATAAGGACAAGCGACGTCATCGAGTGCGCGCTTGGTGTGGACCCCTCGGAGGCAACGCGTCACCTGATGCTGGTAGGGGACTCGCACGCCACTCAATGGGCGCCTGGGTTGAGCGAGGCGGCACACGAACATGAATGGACGGTTGACACCTTCATGAAGTCTTCCTGTCCTCTCACACTTTCGCGGAGGGTTTTGGACAGTGAGCAGACATCGGAAGCCGGTGACTCGTGTGAGGCTTGGAGCGCCGAGGTCCTAGAGAGGGTCAAACAGAGTGACGCTGACGCCGTTGTGCTCACCAGTTATCAGAGCGCGTATGAGTGGGCTGAGAGAGCAGATGTGCCAGGGTACGGAGATCCTGTCGATGGATTTGCCGCAGTGTTCGCCCAAATTGCCGATACGGGTAAGGATGTCGTGGTGATCAAAGCAGTCCCACGGACCGCTGGCAGTCCCGTTCCCGGTTGTCTAGTCTCGAATGGCAGGACGTTGGAGTCCTGTGGACTGCTTCGCGAGGACGCCCTTCCCGACGATCTCATGGCTGCTGCCGTCGAAAAGCTTGACCGACCCGACGTTCGCATTGTGGACCTTGATGACCAGTTCTGCGATGACACTTGGTGTTACCCGGTGGTGGGAGATGTGGTCGTCTACAGGGACTATAGCCACCTGGCTCCGGACTACGCCAAGCTCCTCATGCCCTGGGTCCTGCCCGCCTTGGAAGGCGCCCAATAAATACATCAGTGTAGTTTTCATTAGTGAGTGTGGCCCCTAGTCAAGGGGTGTTACGGTTGTTGTTGGTGTGACGATTGTTGTCTATCACCAGCTCAACAGCAGGCGTAATTGGAGTGTGATTCCGCATGGCAGCAGTGCCGCAACGGAGAACCGGGTCGGGGCGGACAGGTGCCGCAATAGCCTCACTTGGCGCATGTTGCGCCCTTGTGATGGGGACAGCATTGGTGGGGCTAAGCGCCCCGGCTGCCGCAGCAGACGATAGTCCTGTGTCTGTTGAACCTACGGTCAGTGAAGTCGGGTTCGTCGAAGCTGCGGTTGAGTCCGGATACACGGATGGTGAAGCGGTTCCAGAGGAGGTCGGAGACCTTCAACAGGTGGAAGCCGTTGCCCCCGGTTCCGTGGAACAGTTGGATGCGGACGTTGACGCACAGGCGCGTCGCGCCCTCGAAGGTGAAGTAGACGTCAATATCGTTCGCACTGATCTCAAGACCGATAACGCTCTGATTGCTGTCACTTGGGATCCGCAGGCGACAGATCCGGAGTTGGTCTCTCTGCGCTATCTACTTGATGGAACGTGGTCTGAGTGGGTCTCTCTGGAGGTTGCAGAAGAACCAGGGGATGAGACGGAAGGCGCAGCTACCGTAGCTGGGACAGAGCCGTTCTCACTGTTCTTTGCGGATGCAGTTGAGGTGGTAGCGCGCGGCACGGATGACGTGTCGATTCCCGGATTAACGCTGGTTGTCATTGATGCCGAGTCAACTGAACCACTTGAGAACAACCTCGCTGAACTTGCGGAAGAGGCCTCGGACGAAGATGCAGTGGAAGAAACTGCTGTGGAAGAAACAGTGCCGGACCAAGAAGAGCCAGTCGAGGGTAACCCACAATCGGAGACAAGCGTCGGTGACGAACTGCTTGAGCTGGAAGGTGCTGTTGAAGGCACTGGTGCCTCATTCCGCAGCGCATCGACATCCGTTCTCAGTTCAAGTGTTGGCGGTGTAATTCCTGCAGCTTTGAACTCAGCTGGCACGGTTTTTGACACCGGTTACGCAGGCTTGAAGATCAACACCCGAAAGGCGTGGGGTGCCAACGAATCGTTGATGACTTGGACGCCAAAGGCCAACAAGATTCAGGGTGCAGTAATTCACCACACTGAGAGCTCTAACAACTACACGCAGGCTCAGGTAGCCCAGCAAATCCGCAATATCTACGAATACCATGCGGTGGAACTTAAGTGGGGCGACATCGGTTACAACGTCATTGTCGATCAGTTCGGTGGAGTTTGGGAAGGTCGCGCCGGAGGACTGACGAACCAGATCCATGCGGCGCATGCCGGAAACGCAAACGGGACGACCTTTGGGATTACTGTCATGGGTGGCTTCATGGATGTGGCCCCGATCGCTGCTGCACAAGACTCGGTTGCAAAGACGATTGCTTGGAAGCTGCAGCTGCACGGCATCAACTCTGTCGACGGAAAAATCTCGGTACTGCACCAAAGTGGAAAGTACGTTTCGGTCCCAGTTGTCTCTGCACATCGTGACGTAGGATGGACAGACTGCCCGGGCGATGCGTTCTACACAAGAATGCCCAGCGTTCGCACAGCAGTGCAGAAGTACTTGACGGAGTCGATGATTGTTACTCCCACACCCAATCCGCCAACGGCGCCAACCACGAGTTTCGATGCTGCGAACGTCATTTCTGACAGTCGATTCTATGATTCTAACGCCATGTCTGAGGCTCAAATCAAAAACTTCATTCAAACAACGGGCAAAGATTGCAAACCCGGGTCAGGGACAACGTGCTTGAAAGACACCGTTTTTCCAACGCAGAATCTCAAGACATTGCGCGGCGGATGTGCTGCTCTGAGCATGTCCGGGAACCAAAGTCCCTGGACCATCATCGACAAGACTGCCAAGGCTTGTGGTTTGAGCCCCGAAGTCATCTTGGTTACCTTACAGAAGGAACAGTCTGGCCTTACTCAGCCTAGGTCTGCAGCCTCATGGGCCAAAGCAATGGGTAGCGGTTGCCCCGACGGTAGTGGCTGTGATGCTGCGCAGGGAGGGTTCCAAAAGCAGATTTACTACGGGGCCGACAAGCTGGTTTCGTACAAAATCCAGTCACAGGCTGGACATGTTGACGCATTCAAGTCCGGCAAGGCCATGACTGTCCTACAGAATCCTGGGACGGCCTGCGGCTCATCGAGTCTGAAGTTTGCAAACGTCGCAACGGCTTCGCTTTACGAGTACACGCCATACATTGGCAACGCAGGCAAGGCTGGCTGTTCCACAATCGGCCAGAAGATGTTCTGGGACCTGATGAACCGGTATTTTCCGGCCTCGACAACCACCCCGGTAACGCCACCGACGACACCCCCTGTAACACCTCCTGTTGTGACGCAGCCCAAGCCAGCCGTGAGCTGGCAAAAGACTGTCCAAATCGGCAGAGGTTGGCCCACAAAATCCATCTTCCCCGGTGACTGGGATAAGAATGGCCAGCCCGACATGATGCTCATCAATGCCAAGGGTGACCTCATTCTTTATCGAGGCCTCCCGGGGGAGAGGTTCCAATCTCCGGTGAAGATCGGCCAGGGCTGGAATGTCATGGATTGGGTACAAGGCGGGGTTGACTGGAATGGTGACGGAAACATGGACCTCCTGGCTCGCGTTAAGTCGACCGGTGAGCTCTACATGTATCCGGGTAATGGCAGAGGCGGGTTTAATGGAAAAGTCCGTATCGGGGTCAAGTGGCAGAACCTCAAGAACCTTGTCGTGACCCAGACCGCTAAGGGGCCTGGCATCTATGCGATCAGCGGTGACCAAATGCTCTACTACCCGGGGAATGGCCGTGGCGGATTTAATGCCAAACGCGCTTTGGGATTCGGATGGAAGAACATGACTGCACTGATTCCTGCGGGCGATTGGACTGGAGACAAGATTCCTGACCTCCTAGTGCGTGACTCCAAAGGGCTTCTGTTCCTCTACTCAGGGACCGCTGCAGGGACTCCTGGAACCAGAGCTCAGGTTGGTACTGGCTGGAATGTGATGAGGACCATTGGCCCAGCCAACGCAACCAAGTCGAAGAGTGCCCTGTGGGCAGTGCGCAATGACGGGGCGTTGATGTCCTACAAGATCCATTAGATAAGCGCTGTGTATTGTTTGAGATTCCAGGATTCTTGATGGCAGATAGTGGCTACGTGATGGAGACTGTCGTTCCGGGATCTGCGTTTTTCGGACGATGCTGAGCGGTCTTCGATTCCTACCGTGATAGGGCTCCAGCTCTGCTCTTGAGTCCAGACCAAGCTCCGCGTAGACGCCGCTTTGAGAGCTGAACCTTATCGGCGCGAAGCGCGTAGGGGCCCCGCTTGGATACGGCCATTATGGGGACTTGGTGCGCTCCGTAGTTACGATTTCGTCGCTCGATGGACTTCATCATGGATCCTTGGAGGTCAAGGATGCTTGAGCGCCCTCTTGCTATCTCGATGGCCTTCCAACGGGCGATAATCATCCCGTTCTGGTCACGCAACGCCTCGTCCACGCCACTCATAAGCGAGTGAGTCACATTGCCATAGTGAACCATGTATATTCCTGCATGGGGAACTCCCGTGCTCTGGTCGCGAGCGATCACTATCGATCTACTTGCATTCTTAACCACAGCCTCATCGATCTGGTTAACAAACTCGTCAGAGTAAGGTACTGCACGTCCTTGTCGTTCGAACGTGCTTCGATTCAGAGCCAGAAATGTCTCGAGATCATCTTCGACTTGAGCAGCCAGTGTTCGCTCTGCCTTGCGAAGTTGAGATCGGTTTCGCTTATCCATTTCCCTTAGGATCACATCCAAACTCGCATCTAGTCCTATCTGATATGTGTAGCGAGTCGTTTCTGTGTATCCGCTCCAATAGAACGGTAGCCAGTTTGTCATCTCGGGCGGGAAAACCTGGTAGAAGCTGTCGTGTGGAGGCAACGCATCGATAAGCTCTGCAAGCAGCTGATTGGTTCTTCCGAGAGCCTTTGCGTAGCCCGCACCGGTATCTTTCAGCCACGGTCCAAGTGTCTGCGTCAGGGCCGGCTGCGTCAGACGCCGGTTCTTGGACTGACCCTCAAGGGTAAACGGGAGGCGCGCGATCGTCTCTCCTCCGGACTGGATCGACACTTCTTCCCACTGTCCCGGGGCGGTTGCGTCGAGCCACCACGGTTCCTGAAAGACGGAATAGTATCGTGGCTTATTCATCTTGCACCTGTGGGTTATAGGGGTGAGTGTATCGTCGCTGATGCCATCCCGTAACGAAAGTAGTCGAGGTCAGCGGGATCGAAAGGGTAAGAGCCGTGTACCGTCCCGCCGGGGAGAACCCTGACGACAGGTATGACCGCCTCGACGGGAGATTACCGGGATTAATGTCGGTCGCGGCAACGCAGGATACAGGGTCGTAGTGTGTTGTTGCATACTGAACGCGCTTTGCGATTAAGAAGCGATGGAGCCCTCTTCCCCGGTGAGTCGCGCGGGTGTGGTCCTCAAATAGCCACGGGGCACTTCCTCGTATGGACGGTGGGAGGTGGGATGGTTGGGTCATCACGGATGCAGGTGCAAGCCACGCAGCTGCGGCCCATTCTTGGTCAGCAAAAACAAGAAAGCCCACGCAGCCTGCTTCCAAATAGTCAGTGTAGCGAGCGCTCCTGCGAGCGTCTCCGGCATGCGTTATGAAGCGGTCCAGAGCGGCCCTGTCGATCCTTGTCCAACTGTACCCTGCCGGTAGATCGAGTACTTGGGGGCTTGGGCCAACCAGCTCATAGATCAAATTGGTGCGTTTCTGGAGGATCTTTCGCAAGCTACCCTCCTAAGGGCTGAGTGTTTCTGACGATTGCTTACGATCATAGTCCTGTGCTCTGCTATCGGATCATTAGACTAACGCTAGCGGCAGGATATGGTCTACAGAAAGGACCTAAAATGCAGCCGGTCAACGGTTTGTACAGACGTGTGCGTCGCAAAGCGTCAAATGTCGTCCTTGCACGACTTCCCGGACCTATTCGTGCACGGCTGCTTGGGCCCGAGTATGGGTTCAGCCGGTCAGACGCTCAGCCGCTCGCACATGCAGAGGATGCTCCGATTCGGTGCCTCATCGCCCCTGCAAATTTCGGATCTCAAGGCTACTATTGGGCCCAGGCAGCGAACCTTCTGGACGGTGTGTACTGTGTGAATCTGCAGTTCGTTGCAGATGGGCAGCGTGTCGTTGGCCCGGCGAGCTACTCGGTGAATCATCGGGTTGGTAAGTACTCGCGGCAGTGGGCGCGAAAGCAACGCAACGTACTTGCTGAAGAGTTCACGCATGTGCTTCTCGAGGCCTCGACTCCTCTCCTCGGTGGACTCCACGGCGCGGCGCTCGAAAAGGAAGTGCTTGCTTTGACCCGCAGGGGAATAAAGGTAGGTCTTATCAGCCACGGCAGCGAAGTTCGACTGCCGTCGCGGCACCGTGAACTCGAGCCATCGTCGCCGTTCTTTGAGCCGATGAACGGACGAACACAGACGCTGGAAACACGCGCCAAGGGCAATATCGCAGTGTTGGATCGGCTTGCTATGCCCGAGTTTGTCTCAACACCAGACCTCCTCGAATTCCGCCCAAACGCTACTTGGCTACCA
This genomic stretch from Schaalia sp. JY-X169 harbors:
- a CDS encoding acyltransferase — encoded protein: MVRIVESADVSPSAVIGEGSSVWHLAQVREDAVLGENCVIGRGAYIGTGVYLGDNCKVQNYALVYEPAQLGHGVFIGPAAVLTNDHNPRAINPDGSIKDASDWEPVGVTIEEGAAIGARAVCVAPVTIGKWATVAAGAVVTKDVKPYALVMGVPARQYGWVGRAGEVLEPVEGAVGQFRCPQSGTLYVEDEAGSLSELA
- a CDS encoding DegT/DnrJ/EryC1/StrS aminotransferase family protein; this encodes MSNEPSVLDFIPPAKPIIGEDEVAAVSAVLRSGMVAQGPQVAAFEEEFSEALVDGAFAVAVNSGTSALHLALLASGVGPGDEVIVPSFTFAATANSVAITGATPVFVDIEADYFCMDPSAAEAAITERTKAIMPVHLYGHPAAMGEFEAIADKHGIALFEDAAQAHNASLHGRKVGTFGLAAAFSLYPTKNMTSGEGGMITTGSEEVARRARILRNQGMAKQYANELVGLNNRMTDIHAAIGRVQLGKVGGWTKQRQDNAAFLSENLEGVIVPPVADGAVHVYHQYTIRVPEGRDEFVETLRNEYNVGSGVYYPIPNHRLPSLEKYAPGLDLPVTEQVAKECISLPVHPSLSQADLERIVTAVNETAKAGA
- a CDS encoding Gfo/Idh/MocA family protein, with product MSETAKQAALRVGVLGIGSMGRHHVRNARALDGFELVAVADPSGDRFGVAGGLTVLPDVESLIEEGLDAAIVAVPTVYHEDAALKLAAAGVHTMIEKPLSGSVESGERIAKAFDEAGLVGAVGYVERCNPALLDMRRRIAEGQLGEVYQVVTRRQSPYPARISDVGVVKDLATHDVDLAAWIAGSPYELVFAQTAHRSGRAHEDMVTVSGRFQNGVLVSNLVNWLTPFKERLTVVTGEHGALVADTALGDLTFYENGSFPVEWDQIAAFRGVSEGQVTRYALQKREPLAVEQANFRDAINGDANNHVTMEQGLQALKVTEAILQSAASGNSVRIP
- a CDS encoding acyltransferase family protein translates to MTQVLSQAPAPRSQTGAGASHFRLDIQGLRTIAVGAVVLFHLWPLRLTGGFVGVDVFFVISGFLITGHLLREVNLTGSIRLGRFWSRRIARLLPDSFLVLLLVAIATFVIVPRDRWTDYFAQIRASALYFENWQLAWDAVDYMAADSQPTAVQHYWSLSVEEQFYAVWPLLLVLALFVVKRFAGAYKAQTVLLVLLSTVVAASLWYSVVATNRQQSWAYFASFTRVWEFAAGGIVALTAGVVGHRILGSLGAALAGWLGIALIIWSAVNYSGLTMFPGYAALVPVVGTMLVLYFGNSTSAWSPKTFLSLRPMVWIGGISYAVYLWHWPLVVMIPFVTGHQLTTLEKLAIGVATLVLAQVSTKFVEDPMRRGRLLGVPVRAFAFAIVGAIIFVGITAVGTWQLVREKEAAELAVAERVAQPCIGPSALDPNNGCGDPMGTGEYLVAPEVVATQNEDVPFKECQVGIRTSDVIECALGVDPSEATRHLMLVGDSHATQWAPGLSEAAHEHEWTVDTFMKSSCPLTLSRRVLDSEQTSEAGDSCEAWSAEVLERVKQSDADAVVLTSYQSAYEWAERADVPGYGDPVDGFAAVFAQIADTGKDVVVIKAVPRTAGSPVPGCLVSNGRTLESCGLLREDALPDDLMAAAVEKLDRPDVRIVDLDDQFCDDTWCYPVVGDVVVYRDYSHLAPDYAKLLMPWVLPALEGAQ
- a CDS encoding N-acetylmuramoyl-L-alanine amidase encodes the protein MSVEPTVSEVGFVEAAVESGYTDGEAVPEEVGDLQQVEAVAPGSVEQLDADVDAQARRALEGEVDVNIVRTDLKTDNALIAVTWDPQATDPELVSLRYLLDGTWSEWVSLEVAEEPGDETEGAATVAGTEPFSLFFADAVEVVARGTDDVSIPGLTLVVIDAESTEPLENNLAELAEEASDEDAVEETAVEETVPDQEEPVEGNPQSETSVGDELLELEGAVEGTGASFRSASTSVLSSSVGGVIPAALNSAGTVFDTGYAGLKINTRKAWGANESLMTWTPKANKIQGAVIHHTESSNNYTQAQVAQQIRNIYEYHAVELKWGDIGYNVIVDQFGGVWEGRAGGLTNQIHAAHAGNANGTTFGITVMGGFMDVAPIAAAQDSVAKTIAWKLQLHGINSVDGKISVLHQSGKYVSVPVVSAHRDVGWTDCPGDAFYTRMPSVRTAVQKYLTESMIVTPTPNPPTAPTTSFDAANVISDSRFYDSNAMSEAQIKNFIQTTGKDCKPGSGTTCLKDTVFPTQNLKTLRGGCAALSMSGNQSPWTIIDKTAKACGLSPEVILVTLQKEQSGLTQPRSAASWAKAMGSGCPDGSGCDAAQGGFQKQIYYGADKLVSYKIQSQAGHVDAFKSGKAMTVLQNPGTACGSSSLKFANVATASLYEYTPYIGNAGKAGCSTIGQKMFWDLMNRYFPASTTTPVTPPTTPPVTPPVVTQPKPAVSWQKTVQIGRGWPTKSIFPGDWDKNGQPDMMLINAKGDLILYRGLPGERFQSPVKIGQGWNVMDWVQGGVDWNGDGNMDLLARVKSTGELYMYPGNGRGGFNGKVRIGVKWQNLKNLVVTQTAKGPGIYAISGDQMLYYPGNGRGGFNAKRALGFGWKNMTALIPAGDWTGDKIPDLLVRDSKGLLFLYSGTAAGTPGTRAQVGTGWNVMRTIGPANATKSKSALWAVRNDGALMSYKIH
- a CDS encoding GNAT family N-acetyltransferase, which codes for MNKPRYYSVFQEPWWLDATAPGQWEEVSIQSGGETIARLPFTLEGQSKNRRLTQPALTQTLGPWLKDTGAGYAKALGRTNQLLAELIDALPPHDSFYQVFPPEMTNWLPFYWSGYTETTRYTYQIGLDASLDVILREMDKRNRSQLRKAERTLAAQVEDDLETFLALNRSTFERQGRAVPYSDEFVNQIDEAVVKNASRSIVIARDQSTGVPHAGIYMVHYGNVTHSLMSGVDEALRDQNGMIIARWKAIEIARGRSSILDLQGSMMKSIERRNRNYGAHQVPIMAVSKRGPYALRADKVQLSKRRLRGAWSGLKSRAGALSR
- a CDS encoding glycosyltransferase, producing MQPVNGLYRRVRRKASNVVLARLPGPIRARLLGPEYGFSRSDAQPLAHAEDAPIRCLIAPANFGSQGYYWAQAANLLDGVYCVNLQFVADGQRVVGPASYSVNHRVGKYSRQWARKQRNVLAEEFTHVLLEASTPLLGGLHGAALEKEVLALTRRGIKVGLISHGSEVRLPSRHRELEPSSPFFEPMNGRTQTLETRAKGNIAVLDRLAMPEFVSTPDLLEFRPNATWLPLLTDAAKWSTLSPSQLGDRLPVVLHVPSSRPALKGSKPIHDALVALQEEGVIEYLEVNGVPYESMPSYVERADIVVNQVGIGAYGTLALESMIAGRAVVTQVWPSVREYILDQTGMKLPIIEANARSVYSVVREIARNPTAYSSVGGDSRIYANKVHNMEVVAGRLAPFLLS